A genomic window from Myxococcaceae bacterium includes:
- a CDS encoding DUF1343 domain-containing protein: MQLVQSGLDILASEKCERLLGKRVGLLAHPASVDRETVHILDRFLQFDVDVRHLFGAEHGFWGNAQYMEEVADSIDAKTGIPITSLYGNRRDSLYLNSDRLNGLDILVCDLQDIGSRYYTFAYTIAFAMRACAEAGIPCMVLDRPNPIGGSQTEGNLVQPGFFSFVGEYPLQNRHGLTLGELAHRFKAQDALDAELQVLETRGWDRNSYLDQTGLPWVLPSPNMPTVETALIYPGGCLLEGTNLSEGRGTTKPFELVGAPYIEDPDRFARQLSDFQLPGVVFRPCWFTPLWDKHAHRLCGGVQIHVTDRQSFLPLRTGCAMIWTAYSYSGFDWRREAYEFESTRLAIDLLFGTDEVRKAIEQKADFEQVARIACC; this comes from the coding sequence ATGCAGCTGGTTCAATCGGGTCTGGATATTCTTGCTTCGGAAAAATGCGAGCGACTCTTAGGTAAAAGAGTGGGACTCTTGGCACATCCAGCCAGCGTGGATCGCGAAACCGTGCATATTCTAGACCGATTTCTTCAATTCGATGTTGATGTGAGGCATTTATTTGGAGCTGAACACGGATTTTGGGGCAATGCACAATACATGGAAGAGGTTGCAGACTCCATCGATGCCAAAACCGGAATTCCCATTACCAGCCTTTACGGCAACCGACGAGACTCGCTTTATTTAAACTCAGATCGCTTGAACGGGTTAGATATTCTCGTTTGCGACTTACAAGATATTGGTTCGCGCTATTATACCTTCGCTTACACCATTGCTTTTGCCATGCGAGCCTGTGCAGAAGCAGGAATTCCCTGCATGGTGTTGGATCGACCGAATCCCATTGGGGGCTCTCAAACGGAAGGAAACTTGGTTCAGCCGGGCTTTTTTTCATTCGTTGGCGAATATCCCTTACAGAATCGACACGGTCTCACTCTGGGAGAGCTCGCGCATCGCTTTAAAGCTCAGGATGCTTTGGATGCTGAATTACAGGTCCTTGAAACTCGCGGATGGGACCGCAACAGCTATCTTGATCAAACAGGACTCCCTTGGGTTTTACCTTCTCCCAACATGCCAACCGTTGAAACGGCTCTTATCTATCCAGGAGGTTGTCTACTGGAAGGGACAAATCTGAGCGAAGGACGAGGAACCACGAAGCCATTCGAGCTCGTTGGGGCACCTTATATCGAAGATCCTGATCGTTTTGCCAGGCAGCTCAGCGACTTCCAACTGCCGGGAGTCGTCTTTCGGCCTTGTTGGTTTACCCCCCTTTGGGATAAGCATGCCCATCGTTTGTGTGGGGGCGTACAGATACACGTCACCGACCGCCAAAGTTTCTTGCCTCTGAGAACGGGCTGTGCGATGATTTGGACAGCTTATTCCTATTCAGGATTCGATTGGCGTCGAGAGGCCTACGAGTTTGAGTCCACCCGGCTCGCCATCGATCTGCTCTTTGGAACCGATGAAGTTCGAAAAGCGATAGAGCAAAAAGCCGATTTCGAGCAGGTTGCTCGAATCGCCTGTTGCTAA
- a CDS encoding ComF family protein, giving the protein MLSLFFDALCPHRCIACDQICHLDTFCKHCRPLLEASNLNSLFLFQGPWRKAIQQAKFKPDEIRARRLVRFACHQSFPWDAKQFQGITFVPIHWRRRIQRGFDLSGLFASALAKQLKLPVLDLVRSIRFEPPSTLKKNREERILSLKHRFQSRSCHLGPLRLLLVDDVSTTGATLQTVARLLTQDGHAVQTYSLAQTPKK; this is encoded by the coding sequence ATGCTCTCGCTATTTTTTGATGCTCTGTGCCCTCATCGTTGCATTGCTTGCGATCAAATTTGCCATTTGGATACTTTCTGCAAACATTGTCGCCCTTTGCTGGAAGCAAGCAATCTCAATTCACTGTTTCTATTTCAAGGTCCTTGGAGAAAAGCGATTCAACAAGCCAAGTTTAAACCCGATGAAATACGAGCACGGCGTTTGGTTCGCTTTGCTTGCCATCAATCGTTTCCATGGGATGCCAAGCAATTTCAAGGAATTACTTTTGTCCCCATTCATTGGCGTCGACGAATTCAGCGTGGTTTCGATCTATCTGGCTTATTTGCATCCGCACTCGCCAAACAGCTTAAGCTGCCGGTCTTAGACCTCGTTCGCAGTATCCGATTTGAACCTCCTTCCACGCTTAAGAAGAATCGTGAGGAGCGCATTCTGTCCCTGAAGCATCGGTTTCAAAGCCGCTCCTGCCACCTTGGCCCGCTCAGGCTATTGCTCGTCGACGACGTGAGTACCACCGGAGCAACCTTGCAAACCGTCGCACGCTTGCTAACCCAAGATGGACATGCAGTCCAGACTTACAGCCTGGCTCAAACACCGAAAAAGTAG
- a CDS encoding queuosine precursor transporter — translation MNEFVLLLQVAWVVGASIWAAGIGREALLVLISLQAIMANLLVLKQVYLFGLHVTCSDAFAIGSIFSLNLLQERFGLEESKRATWLCFGSMLFFALSTQIHLLYMPSKLDHMHPHYYALLMPAPRLFLASLTSFFVVQQLDIRFYQFLRQRWGHWRWGVRSTLSLLVSQLLDTCLFTLLGLYGSVDSLPQILLFSYLTKVLMIGVIGIVSR, via the coding sequence GTGAACGAATTCGTTTTATTGCTTCAAGTTGCTTGGGTGGTGGGCGCATCGATTTGGGCGGCTGGTATAGGCCGGGAAGCGCTTTTGGTTTTGATTAGCCTGCAAGCGATTATGGCAAATTTACTGGTTTTAAAACAAGTTTATCTCTTTGGATTGCATGTGACCTGTTCGGATGCGTTTGCGATTGGAAGCATCTTCAGTTTAAACCTCCTGCAAGAGCGATTTGGCCTTGAAGAGTCCAAGCGAGCGACTTGGCTTTGCTTTGGAAGTATGCTCTTTTTTGCCTTGAGCACGCAGATTCATTTGCTGTATATGCCAAGCAAATTGGATCACATGCATCCGCATTACTATGCATTGCTCATGCCAGCTCCGAGACTTTTCTTGGCATCGCTGACCTCGTTTTTTGTCGTGCAGCAGTTGGATATTCGTTTTTACCAGTTCTTGCGTCAAAGATGGGGACATTGGCGTTGGGGAGTTCGAAGCACTTTATCGCTTTTGGTTTCGCAATTATTAGATACGTGCTTGTTTACCCTGCTGGGTCTTTACGGGAGCGTCGATTCGCTTCCTCAGATTCTGCTTTTTAGCTATTTGACGAAAGTACTCATGATTGGAGTGATTGGGATTGTTTCACGATGA
- a CDS encoding VacB/RNase II family 3'-5' exoribonuclease has translation MKKVKGIVRKNPKGFDLWTHSARVLKKMPQGKRLKDEVDVLIRNSEVDTQFSNKCARAAQRFGEDPDLKDQEGRRDLKKIPFCTIDGETAKDFDDAVFGYREGKKRGVIVAIADVGHYVQKDSPIDIDALKRSTSIYYPGHCIPMIPESLSNGLCSLKPKVPRLCLYVQMSIGPLGKVNSVEVGEGVMKSQARLTYSQVQKLIDSDFKASAKIPKAVVSSIEVLREISQALRDERENRGSIDFDAVESVIKLNDQGEPVSIRPAERLEAHRLIEDLMIAANEAVARYLEERDIQTVFRIHEPPNSEKLKLFGTMAQSMGALTPAHIKLLEKARESPAALAKILDSFKDHPAKATLESALLRSMMQARYSSKNVGHYGLASKHYLHFTSPIRRYPDLIVHRILRSTWSKQKTQAGSLDEIADHCSQQERKATDLERQISALYATWFMQDKVGEQFAGRVTNQTDFGLFIRLESHFVEGLVHVSTLRAGLMERCSIGTQVQVRVMGVNLSRRFVDFKLV, from the coding sequence ATGAAAAAAGTGAAAGGCATCGTGCGGAAAAATCCGAAAGGATTCGATCTATGGACTCATTCGGCACGAGTTTTAAAAAAAATGCCCCAAGGCAAGCGACTTAAAGACGAAGTCGATGTTTTAATTCGAAATTCTGAGGTGGACACCCAGTTTTCAAATAAATGCGCTCGAGCTGCTCAGCGGTTTGGTGAGGATCCCGATTTAAAAGACCAAGAAGGTCGTCGCGATCTCAAAAAGATTCCGTTTTGTACGATCGATGGCGAAACGGCCAAAGATTTTGATGATGCGGTTTTTGGTTATCGCGAAGGTAAGAAACGAGGCGTGATCGTGGCGATTGCGGATGTGGGCCACTACGTGCAGAAAGACTCACCCATTGACATCGATGCGTTGAAACGATCGACCAGCATTTACTATCCAGGCCACTGCATTCCGATGATTCCAGAGTCCTTGTCGAACGGACTGTGTTCGCTGAAACCCAAAGTTCCACGCTTGTGTCTTTACGTGCAGATGTCGATTGGGCCTTTGGGAAAAGTCAATTCTGTTGAAGTAGGCGAAGGGGTCATGAAGAGCCAAGCTCGCTTGACTTACAGTCAGGTCCAAAAATTAATCGATAGCGATTTTAAAGCTTCTGCGAAGATTCCGAAAGCAGTCGTCAGCAGCATCGAGGTTTTGCGCGAAATCAGCCAAGCGTTGAGGGACGAACGCGAAAATCGCGGTTCAATCGATTTTGATGCGGTTGAAAGCGTCATCAAACTCAATGATCAAGGAGAGCCCGTTTCCATACGTCCTGCAGAACGCTTGGAAGCGCATCGTTTGATTGAGGATCTGATGATTGCGGCGAATGAAGCGGTGGCACGGTATTTGGAAGAACGAGACATCCAAACCGTGTTTCGGATTCATGAGCCGCCCAACTCGGAAAAACTGAAACTGTTTGGAACGATGGCTCAAAGCATGGGAGCCTTGACGCCTGCTCATATCAAGCTATTGGAAAAGGCAAGAGAGAGCCCGGCTGCACTGGCCAAAATCTTAGATAGCTTCAAAGACCATCCGGCTAAAGCAACCCTGGAAAGCGCTCTGCTCCGTTCCATGATGCAAGCCCGGTACAGTTCCAAAAATGTGGGTCATTATGGTCTTGCTTCGAAGCACTACCTCCATTTTACTTCTCCTATTCGTCGATATCCGGACTTGATCGTTCATCGCATTTTGAGATCCACTTGGAGTAAACAGAAGACCCAAGCAGGGTCTTTGGATGAAATAGCGGATCATTGCAGTCAACAAGAACGCAAAGCAACGGACTTAGAGCGGCAGATCAGTGCATTATATGCGACTTGGTTCATGCAAGATAAAGTGGGTGAGCAGTTTGCTGGTAGAGTCACCAATCAAACCGATTTTGGTTTGTTTATTCGATTGGAGTCTCATTTTGTAGAGGGTCTTGTTCATGTATCGACTCTGAGAGCCGGTCTCATGGAGCGCTGCTCCATTGGAACTCAGGTTCAGGTGAGAGTGATGGGGGTCAATCTGAGTCGTCGCTTTGTCGACTTCAAGTTGGTTTAA
- a CDS encoding outer membrane protein transport protein, translating into MKNTLFKLIGLFWPIAALAGPIEDVFGAGARNKALGGAGVAIAEDYTATFYNPSLLSFCRGSRLSLGYDYVHTGLHATPPAEQLNHYQSMNLGLCLKPLSTVGIGIYTNLSLGPIEFNPKTEDTTPTFVLYGPDLKAFSMIMAVGYAPFPWLTIGAGASLSTSVKLGANLNTSIGAQTPVSAEFPTQISPILGALVGITGVPIPELKLSLVYRSTSYGAIDIVQKTDLYNQPLITINTQGYLAYSPHQLAFGSSYVFDHRLMVSADATLYFWSAYPGRYLEIVTSQASTFAPGKTISQGGNPGFSNILVPRFGLEYEVWDKLKLRAGYSYRSSPVADNSSLLLDAAANRFSLGAGYEFQLYQNIFLITDVFFSADVLRNNRGSVLNMGILIGAEYD; encoded by the coding sequence ATGAAAAATACCTTATTTAAGCTCATCGGGCTTTTCTGGCCCATTGCTGCATTAGCCGGTCCGATAGAAGATGTTTTTGGCGCGGGAGCTCGAAATAAAGCACTGGGTGGAGCAGGAGTCGCTATTGCGGAGGACTATACAGCCACTTTCTACAACCCATCGCTTCTGTCTTTTTGTCGAGGAAGCCGACTCTCGCTGGGTTATGATTACGTGCACACTGGCCTTCATGCTACACCGCCAGCAGAACAGCTGAACCATTACCAGTCCATGAACTTAGGCTTATGCCTCAAGCCTCTGAGTACCGTCGGAATTGGCATTTATACCAACTTAAGCCTAGGCCCCATCGAATTTAACCCCAAAACAGAGGACACAACGCCTACCTTTGTTCTCTACGGACCAGATCTCAAAGCATTTTCCATGATCATGGCAGTCGGATACGCTCCTTTTCCGTGGCTGACGATCGGAGCCGGCGCCAGTCTATCGACTTCTGTCAAGCTTGGAGCCAATCTCAATACCTCCATCGGAGCGCAAACTCCCGTTTCCGCTGAATTTCCGACGCAGATCTCTCCAATCTTAGGGGCACTCGTCGGGATTACGGGAGTTCCCATTCCTGAGTTAAAGCTTTCTTTGGTCTATCGTTCCACGAGCTATGGAGCCATCGACATCGTTCAGAAAACAGATTTGTACAACCAACCTTTGATCACCATCAACACCCAAGGATACCTAGCCTATTCGCCTCACCAGCTTGCTTTCGGCTCTTCTTACGTGTTTGATCACCGACTGATGGTGTCTGCGGATGCCACGCTTTATTTTTGGTCCGCTTATCCAGGTCGCTACCTGGAAATTGTCACCTCTCAAGCCTCCACTTTCGCTCCAGGAAAAACCATCTCCCAGGGAGGAAATCCTGGCTTTAGCAACATCTTGGTCCCTCGATTCGGTCTTGAGTACGAGGTGTGGGATAAACTTAAACTCCGAGCTGGCTACTCTTACCGTTCAAGCCCAGTGGCAGATAACAGCTCTCTTTTGTTGGATGCCGCTGCCAATCGTTTTTCCCTCGGAGCCGGGTATGAATTTCAGCTCTATCAAAATATTTTTCTCATCACAGACGTCTTTTTCTCAGCCGATGTCCTTCGAAACAATCGGGGTAGCGTTTTGAATATGGGTATACTAATAGGCGCTGAATATGACTGA
- a CDS encoding DUF2431 domain-containing protein, translating to MKKNGICCIFSICFYSHLVMAVDFSDDLPKSHKPGWNISNGSNERQTYEVPKIQVGRFLLIINGSRQMLLEAGQRITILPNEQAEIMLDTNSDHELTQWRERSLDPMAPADNEQEQIELGEDADDESDTAKKTHKPRHKKRLFIGEGSFSYTASLLTKHPNLARSIVATELDSEEELLQKHGDFKENIAFLKSLGVKVLFGVNAKQIEATPNLPKHFDRIQFAFPHVGNSAQNSDEANRELIERFFLSAGRLQDPRDRVHIVLPSPSILSERMRREGLVYNIYSACTRAGYRYIKKRRFTSSDGPARYPRYKHVMTKGGGGAEVAEDGREYIFEKMDARSKNKLNNTVNQAKEIAKELKVKNEEISNLKTQHFNLEKDINKEEDESIKDQKEEDLERLSHSINNLVKIRKKYENSKAKGIFDSIEEITKSTPRPRKILFDSLTSEISNQANIAWELSTQAASPTMKLPDAVDFLISEPLVIYRHYDYDNRAFYPLPTMNTSSGSSNYIKTDSETDSETDSDTTGPSEIDGWTFQDNEGGGNCFYQAVADQFQNQSHPFLRNLPGGTEAHVLLRARIQRALGEEFRDRDWAGYPEIGALARNFGVVVAVMDTRYPNNGFVYHYINDDGNLDFTRSVARLRQPEMYIVKLAYTGNHYLSVTDHP from the coding sequence ATGAAAAAAAATGGAATCTGTTGTATTTTTTCAATATGTTTTTATAGTCATTTAGTTATGGCCGTTGATTTTTCTGATGACCTACCAAAGAGTCATAAGCCTGGGTGGAATATTAGCAATGGAAGTAACGAACGTCAGACATATGAAGTCCCAAAAATTCAAGTCGGACGTTTTCTACTAATCATTAACGGATCAAGGCAGATGCTCCTCGAAGCGGGTCAAAGGATAACCATTCTGCCAAATGAACAAGCGGAGATAATGCTTGACACGAATTCAGATCATGAACTTACTCAGTGGCGAGAAAGAAGCCTAGATCCGATGGCTCCGGCAGATAATGAGCAGGAGCAGATAGAATTAGGGGAAGATGCGGATGATGAAAGCGATACGGCAAAAAAAACACATAAGCCAAGACACAAAAAACGATTATTCATAGGTGAAGGTAGTTTTAGTTACACCGCTTCTCTGCTGACAAAACATCCGAATCTAGCTCGCTCTATAGTTGCAACTGAATTGGATTCGGAGGAAGAATTATTACAAAAACATGGAGACTTTAAAGAAAACATAGCGTTTCTAAAAAGCTTAGGTGTAAAAGTGCTATTTGGTGTCAATGCAAAACAGATAGAAGCAACTCCTAATTTACCTAAGCATTTCGATAGGATTCAGTTTGCTTTCCCACATGTAGGAAACAGTGCACAAAACAGTGATGAAGCTAACAGGGAATTGATAGAACGTTTTTTTCTAAGCGCCGGAAGATTGCAAGATCCTAGGGATCGCGTGCATATTGTATTACCAAGTCCAAGCATCTTAAGCGAGCGTATGCGTCGAGAGGGATTGGTATACAATATTTATTCTGCCTGTACACGTGCAGGCTATAGATATATTAAGAAACGTCGATTTACATCTTCTGACGGACCCGCGAGATACCCAAGGTACAAGCATGTTATGACTAAAGGCGGCGGAGGGGCAGAGGTAGCTGAAGATGGAAGAGAGTATATTTTTGAAAAAATGGATGCAAGATCGAAAAATAAGCTGAATAACACAGTAAATCAAGCAAAAGAAATAGCAAAAGAATTGAAAGTAAAAAATGAAGAAATTTCTAACTTAAAAACGCAACATTTCAATCTTGAAAAAGACATAAACAAAGAAGAGGATGAATCAATAAAAGACCAGAAAGAAGAAGATCTCGAAAGATTAAGTCATTCGATCAATAATCTAGTTAAAATACGTAAAAAGTACGAGAATTCAAAAGCAAAAGGAATTTTTGATTCAATTGAAGAAATAACAAAAAGTACACCAAGACCAAGAAAAATTCTTTTTGATTCACTCACTTCGGAAATATCCAACCAAGCTAATATCGCTTGGGAACTTTCAACTCAGGCGGCCTCCCCCACAATGAAGTTGCCAGATGCGGTAGATTTTTTGATTTCTGAGCCACTTGTCATTTATCGCCATTATGACTACGATAATCGCGCTTTTTACCCACTTCCTACGATGAATACAAGTAGTGGTTCCTCTAATTACATCAAAACCGATAGCGAAACCGATAGCGAAACCGATAGCGATACCACAGGTCCATCTGAAATTGATGGTTGGACTTTCCAAGATAACGAAGGAGGCGGAAACTGTTTTTATCAAGCTGTAGCGGATCAGTTTCAAAACCAAAGCCATCCATTTCTTAGGAATTTGCCTGGAGGAACCGAGGCGCATGTATTGTTACGAGCACGAATTCAACGTGCTTTAGGTGAGGAATTTAGAGACCGTGATTGGGCTGGCTATCCTGAAATAGGTGCCTTAGCAAGAAACTTTGGGGTAGTTGTAGCTGTAATGGATACCAGATACCCGAATAACGGATTTGTATACCACTATATAAATGATGATGGCAATCTGGATTTCACAAGATCTGTGGCGCGCCTAAGGCAACCAGAGATGTATATTGTAAAGCTTGCGTATACGGGAAATCATTATTTGTCGGTCACAGATCATCCGTGA
- a CDS encoding (d)CMP kinase: protein MTDIIAIDGPAGSGKSSVARMLANKLGLLHVDTGAIYRTVALRAIELELSLDDANALGNLARNLEIIEKSALIRTEAISQAASKVSQYPEVRSNLLDLQRRFAKDSKTGAVLEGRDIGTVVFPSATHKFFLTASNEKRAERRLLELEARGESADYETVLKEILERDERDQNRCVAPLKPALDAVVIDTTQVTLAQVVERISLAVHHRGSL from the coding sequence ATGACTGATATCATTGCGATTGACGGACCCGCTGGTTCTGGAAAAAGCTCAGTGGCTCGGATGTTGGCCAATAAGCTGGGCCTTTTACATGTGGATACCGGGGCTATCTACCGAACCGTTGCGTTACGAGCCATCGAATTGGAACTTTCCTTAGACGATGCAAACGCGTTGGGCAATTTGGCTCGAAATTTGGAAATCATCGAGAAATCGGCTCTCATTCGTACAGAAGCGATCAGCCAAGCCGCTTCAAAAGTGAGCCAGTACCCAGAAGTACGTTCAAACCTGCTGGATTTGCAAAGACGCTTTGCTAAAGACTCCAAGACCGGAGCTGTATTAGAAGGCCGTGATATTGGAACGGTTGTATTTCCCAGTGCAACCCATAAGTTTTTCTTAACGGCTTCCAACGAGAAGCGAGCGGAACGACGCCTTCTGGAATTGGAAGCGCGCGGAGAGTCCGCGGATTACGAAACCGTCTTAAAAGAAATTCTCGAACGAGATGAACGCGATCAAAATCGCTGCGTTGCCCCCCTTAAACCCGCTTTAGATGCGGTTGTTATTGATACGACCCAAGTCACCCTAGCCCAAGTTGTGGAAAGAATTTCTCTTGCGGTCCACCATCGAGGGTCTCTTTAG
- a CDS encoding tRNA-guanosine(34) transglycosylase, with the protein MKFEILHTSKKSRARVARIHTPHGVIDTPNFVAVGTNGTIKGLDSKTVQDLGIQLMFCNTYHLMLQPGSKLIEQAGGLHRFMNRTQPLITDSGGFQVFSLAYGGVASELKSQGTKKTNQSVVKITEDGVWFKSYRNGDKIFLTPESSIQAQKELGADILISFDELPPYHIDEAALKRSFERTHRWEKRSLETHLSNPNHQALYAVIHGGVDVELRKKSCEILGSQAFDGFGIGGSLGKNRPEMISMLTDVMPAVPRERPNHLLGIGDLPSIRECLPLGIDTFDSSYPTKAARHGTVLREEGMHYNVTRAPYALSLRPLVDDCSCYTCQHYTASYLHHLFRAHETTAMNLVSIHNLHVMVQVMASYRAKIQADEV; encoded by the coding sequence ATGAAATTTGAGATTCTTCACACGTCCAAAAAATCACGAGCTCGTGTGGCTCGAATTCATACTCCGCACGGAGTGATTGATACCCCGAACTTTGTGGCGGTTGGAACCAACGGAACCATTAAGGGGCTTGATTCCAAAACCGTTCAAGATTTGGGCATTCAGCTGATGTTCTGCAATACCTATCACTTGATGTTGCAGCCGGGATCGAAGTTGATTGAACAGGCTGGTGGGTTGCATCGGTTTATGAATCGGACTCAGCCACTCATTACGGACTCCGGCGGTTTTCAGGTATTTAGCTTGGCCTATGGCGGTGTTGCGAGCGAGCTTAAAAGCCAAGGGACGAAGAAAACGAACCAAAGCGTCGTAAAAATCACAGAAGATGGCGTGTGGTTTAAATCCTATCGCAACGGCGACAAGATTTTTTTGACGCCTGAGAGTTCCATACAGGCTCAAAAAGAGCTTGGGGCAGATATCCTGATCAGCTTTGACGAACTACCGCCTTATCATATTGATGAAGCAGCTCTCAAACGGTCTTTTGAACGGACGCATCGTTGGGAAAAACGTTCGTTGGAGACGCATTTGTCAAACCCCAATCATCAAGCTTTGTATGCGGTGATTCATGGGGGAGTCGATGTTGAGTTGCGCAAAAAGAGCTGCGAGATTCTGGGATCTCAAGCCTTTGATGGATTTGGAATCGGAGGCAGCTTGGGTAAAAATCGGCCTGAAATGATTTCGATGTTGACGGACGTGATGCCCGCTGTGCCCAGAGAGCGCCCAAATCACTTACTCGGAATCGGTGATTTGCCATCGATTCGAGAATGCCTACCGCTTGGAATTGATACCTTTGATAGTTCTTATCCAACCAAAGCCGCGCGTCACGGGACCGTGCTGCGAGAAGAAGGCATGCACTACAATGTTACACGAGCGCCTTATGCCCTTTCTTTGAGACCTTTGGTGGACGATTGCTCGTGTTATACGTGCCAGCACTACACGGCATCGTACTTGCATCATCTATTTCGCGCTCATGAGACGACTGCGATGAATCTGGTGAGCATCCATAACTTGCATGTCATGGTGCAAGTGATGGCGAGCTATCGAGCAAAAATACAAGCGGATGAGGTTTGA
- the orn gene encoding oligoribonuclease: MNARTNYTPSERWVWIDLEMTGLNERQCVILQAAMVITDPFLNEVAHYEATLWQPESALLEMVPIVREMHTKNGLLKKVRESLLSLKQVEQQLMKVLSEHVAFQKGYLAGNSIYMDRCFLRAYMPMVEAYLNYRQLDVSSIKLIANEWYKLKAPKKPSTHTALADIRQSIEELRFFKDHCFKPL; encoded by the coding sequence ATGAACGCACGAACCAACTACACACCCTCCGAACGCTGGGTCTGGATCGACCTTGAAATGACTGGGCTTAATGAGCGTCAATGTGTCATTTTGCAAGCAGCGATGGTGATTACGGATCCATTTTTAAATGAAGTGGCTCATTATGAAGCGACTCTGTGGCAGCCTGAATCCGCTTTATTGGAGATGGTTCCAATTGTACGAGAGATGCATACCAAGAATGGTCTGCTCAAGAAAGTTCGTGAGTCATTGCTTTCTTTGAAACAAGTGGAACAGCAGCTCATGAAGGTCTTGAGCGAGCATGTGGCTTTTCAGAAAGGATATTTGGCCGGAAACTCGATTTACATGGATCGCTGTTTTTTACGAGCCTATATGCCGATGGTAGAGGCTTATCTGAACTATCGCCAGCTGGATGTTTCTTCGATTAAGCTGATTGCGAATGAGTGGTATAAGTTAAAAGCGCCGAAAAAACCCAGCACGCATACGGCCCTTGCCGATATTCGTCAGAGTATTGAAGAGCTTCGCTTTTTTAAAGATCACTGCTTTAAACCTCTGTGA
- a CDS encoding Rpn family recombination-promoting nuclease/putative transposase, producing the protein MQRYLDPTNDVGFKKVFSDPIRMMDFLNSILRLPAGKKIQQVDFVPTEQIPDLGQGKRSLFDLKCQDESGTYFLIEMQCRRSPTFLKRMQYYGAHAYTSQIQTGKKHARCSEIVT; encoded by the coding sequence ATGCAGCGTTATCTCGATCCCACCAACGATGTCGGGTTTAAAAAAGTTTTCAGCGATCCCATTCGAATGATGGACTTTTTAAACAGTATCTTGCGTTTACCGGCCGGTAAAAAAATCCAACAGGTCGACTTTGTTCCTACGGAGCAAATCCCGGATTTAGGCCAAGGAAAAAGAAGTCTCTTTGACCTCAAATGCCAAGATGAAAGCGGGACTTATTTTTTGATCGAAATGCAATGCCGCCGAAGTCCAACCTTCTTAAAACGCATGCAGTATTATGGAGCTCATGCTTATACTTCTCAAATACAAACAGGCAAAAAACACGCCCGATGCTCAGAGATCGTTACGTGA